One Aspergillus oryzae RIB40 DNA, chromosome 2 genomic window carries:
- the exg1 gene encoding glucan 1,3-beta-glucosidase (predicted protein): protein MLPLLLCIVPYCWSSRLDPRASSFDYNGEKVRGVNLGGWLVLEPWITPSIFDAAGAEAVDEWSLTKILGKEEAEARLSAHWKSFVSAGDFQRMADAGLNHVRIPIGYWALGPLEGDPYVDGQLEYLDKAVEWAGAAGLKVLIDLHGAPGSQNGFDNSGRRGAIQWQQGDTVEQTLDAFDLLAERYLGSDTVAAIEAINEPNIPGGVDQGKLQEYYGSVYGIVNKYNAGTSVVYGDGFLPVESWNGFKTEGSKVVMDTHHYHMFDNGLIAMDIDSHIDAVCQFAHQHLEASDKPVIVGEWTGAVTDCAKYLNGKGNGARYDGSYAADKAIGDCSSLATGFVSKLSDEERSDMRRFIEAQLDAFELKSGWVFWTWKTEGAPGWDMSDLLEAGVFPTSPDDREFPKQC, encoded by the exons ATGTTACCCCTTTTGCTCTGCATAGTCCCTTACTGTTGGAGCAGTCGCTTGGACCCTCGCGCAAGTTCGTTCGATTACAATGGCGAAAAGGTCCGCGGTGTCAACCTGGGTGGATGGCTTGTGCTTGAGCCTTGGATTACACCTTCAATTTTCGATGCCGCTGGTGCCGAGGCCGTCGACGAGTGGTCATTGACTAAGATTCTGGGCAAGGAAGAGGCTGAAGCCCGCTTGTCCGCTCACTGGAAGTCTTTCGTCTCTGCGGGCGATTTCCAGCGAATGGCTGATGCCGGACTGAACCACGTCCGAATCCCCATTGGCTACTGGGCTCTTGGACCCCTCGAAGGAGACCCTTACGTCGATGGTCAGCTAGAATACCTTGACAAGGCGGTAGAATGGGCTGGAGCGGCGGGCCTCAAAGTTCTGATCGACCTTCACGGTG CACCGGGATCTCAGAATGGATTCGACAACAGCGGTCGGAGAGGAGCCATCCAATGGCAACAAGGGGACACTGTTGAGCAGACCCTTGATGCCTTCGACCTGCTGGCCGAGCGGTACCTTGGCTCCGACACCGTGGCTGCCATCGAAGCTATCAACGAGCCCAACATTCCTGGTGGAGTAGACCAGGGCAAGCTGCAAGAGTACTACGGTTCCGTCTATGGCATCGTCAACAAGTACAACGCTGGCACATCTGTGGTATACGGAGATGGTTTTCTGCCCGTAGAGAGCTGGAACGGCTTCAAGACCGAGGGCAGCAAGGTCGTGATGGACACTCACCATTACCATATGTTTGACAACGGACTCATTGCCATGGATATCGACAGCCACATCGATGCCGTCTGCCAGTTCGCTCACCAGCACCTGGAAGCATCTGACAAGCCTGTTATTGTGGGTGAGTGGACCGGTGCCGTGACTGACTGTGCCAAATACCTCAATGGCAAGGGCAACGGCGCTCGCTATGACGGTTCCTACGCCGCTGATAAGGCTATTGGTGACTGCTCCAGCCTGGCTACTGGTTTTGTGTCCAAACTCTCTGACGAAGAGCGATCGGACATGCGCCGCTTCATTGAGGCTCAGCTAGACGCCTTTGAACTCAAGAGCGGCTGGGTGTTCTGGACCTGGAAGACTGAGGGTGCCCCTGGCTGGGACATGAGTGATTTGCTCGAAGCTGGTGTCTTCCCTACTTCTCCTGATGACCGGGAGTTCCCTAAGCAGTGCTAA
- a CDS encoding SGNH/GDSL hydrolase family protein (predicted protein), whose product MAAFAMLLLALSLLMGSFGSCALSSNANQSLDYTISPQGENLARREPMKDPTDMTWIQKWGAIGDSFTAGIGAGQLWDKDKKCARYDRSYVTILDRAIGLSPLTFQYLACSGAKSKEILEQAKKLGGGMDLVVLTAGGNDLCLIDVLKDCIFLAYNEKSCESSIRRAKLNAEYILEPVLEEILVELEKHMRPSAGIVVFVSYAQFFHDKDTDSDSCAKHNNWAFPPIGGPFENLPVDLRRRKEYNELVRITNAGIERTIDKMRERGVKYRLRFANWDVWPSDEQVAGQFCWPGSTGAYPDPHQVNLQFFKPDTKKKSIHDEIKKGDTTVGKGQLEPEVNYGVNESLYGMLGDRSPNPAVEAIHMLNGRDSVPRDDAHGCSAHLDTRSWGSRLPARWGKWFHPNEKGHITIASFVLNEIISARAQFLGRDNPICKDEDRDQFHCRGNKGDQLSHYVQSHIADETYKTYCNEVQPPEGQVNWHDERVFYEDTPDEHKYMITLTKGATQFSKQECLTTFMRIIHGCDLYRPENPLNLKHGGTWKKGRYRYELKTGHIRRPWPVARPSGTCEGWYKVFFSRYTIRGRLWASLDHGEELRKSVKDCIGGGLTSWSFKYFNRADSHDMEWEAGFSTPIWVMKRCFQNNKVFNNMGGPNIGCEGNDNPWPFNY is encoded by the exons ATGGCAGCTTTTGCCATGCTCCTGCTGGCACTATCGCTGCTGATGGGATCCTTCGGCAGCTGTGCTCTCAGTAGTAATGCTAACCAGAGCCTCGACTACACCATCAGTCCTCAGGGTGAGAACCTTGCCCGCAGAGAGCCAATGAAAGACCCCACCGACATGACCTGGATCCAGAAATGGGGTGCTATCGGGGACAGTTTTACTGCTGGCATTGGAGCTGGCCAGCTGTGGGATAAAGATAAGAAATGTGCTCGATACGATCGATCCTATGTCACAATACTCGATCGTGCCATTGGATTATCTCCCCTCACCTTTCAATATCTGGCCTGCAGTGGTGCCAAATCGAAGGAAATTCttgaacaagccaagaaactCGGCGGCGGGATGGATTTGGTGGTTCTGACGGCGGGAGGAAACGACCTCTGCTTG ATTGATGTTCTGAAAGACTGCATCTTTCTGGCTTACAATGAGAAGAGCTGTGAATCATCTATCAGGAGAGCTAAGCTCAACGCAGAATACATTCTGGAGCCAGTCCTTGAGGAGATCCTCGTTGAACTGGAAAAGCATATGAGGCCATCCGCCGGCATTGTGGTCTTCGTTAGCTACGCTCAGTTCTTCCATGATAAGGACACGGACTCGGATAGTTGCGCAAAACATAACAACTGGGCTTTCCCCCCTATCGGGGGTCCGTTTGAAAATCTACCGGTGGACCTAAGGAGACGCAAAGAATATAATGAATTGGTCCGGATTACCAATGCCGGAATTGAGAGGACCATTGACaagatgagagagagaggtgTGAAGTACAGGTTACGCTTTGCGAACTGGGATGTATGGCCCTCTGATGAACAGGTTGCTGGGCAGTTTTGCTGGCCTGGGTCTACCGGGGCATACCCCGACCCCCACCAGGTCAATTTGCAGTTCTTCAAGCCCGAcacgaagaagaaatctaTACATGATGAGATCAAAAAGGGGGACACAACCGTAGGCAAAGGCCAACTGGAGCCTGAGGTCAACTATGGGGTCAATGAGAGCCTCTATGGCATGCTGGGCGACAGGAGTCCGAACCCTGCGGTGGAAGCCATACACATGCTCAACGGTAGGGATTCAGTTCCTAGGGATGATGCACACGGTTGCTCGGCACACCTCGACACGCGCTCTTGGGGATCCAGACTCCCAGCTCGATGGGGAAAGTGGTTTCACCCGAATGAGAAGGGCCACATCACGATTGCATCGTTCGTTCTCAACGAAATCATCTCAGCACGGGCACAATTCTTGGGGAGAGACAATCCGATTTGCAAGGATGAGGATCGAGACCAATTTCATTGCAGAGGGAACAAGGGCGACCAACTCAGTCATTATGTCCAAAGCCACATCGCGGATGAGACCTACAAGACATACTGCAACGAAGTACAGCCACCCGAAGGCCAAGTGAACTGGCACGACGAGCGCGTTTTCTACGAGGATACCCCGGACGAGCACAAGTACATGATAACCCTCACAAAGGGAGCTACGCAATTCAGTAAACAAGAATGTCTCACCACATTCATGCGAATTATTCACGGCTGTGACCTATATCGCCCGGAAAACCCGTTAAACCTCAAGCACGGGGGTACTTGGAAGAAGGGGAGATATAGATATGAATTGAAGACGGGCCACATAAGGCGCCCCTGGCCTGTTGCAAGACCTAGCGGCACATGCGAGGGATGGTATAAAGTGTTTTTTTCAAGATATACTATCAGGGGTAGATTGTGGGCTAGTCTTGATCATGGGGAAGAGCTCCGCAAAAGTGTGAAAGATTGTATTGGAGGTGGCCTGACATCTTGGAGTTTCAAATACTTCAACAGAGCCGACAGTCATGATATGGAGTGGGAAGCAGGATTTTCAACGCCCATCTGGGTGATGAAAAGGTGTTTCCAGAACAACAAGGTCTTCAACAACATGGGGGGACCAAATATTGGATGTGAAGGTAATGACAATCCATGGCCTTTCAACtattag